DNA sequence from the Desulfovibrio sp. ZJ209 genome:
TCCCCTCGAGCATGGCGCGGTACTCGTCGTCAGTCAGGCCCAGTTGCTTTTTCGCAACGTGGATTTTGGCGAGCAGGCTCTTGCGCATTTCCTCCGTTACGGTCCCGCGCTTGCGGGCCCGCGGAGCCGGGCGCTTAGGCGCTACCGGTGCCGCAGGGGCTTGCGGCTCCTGGGGCCGAGAAAAATGGATCACGCGGGCGCACATGGCTACGCCTCCTGGTTACGGATCATCCACCTGCGGATAGGGCCGGGCTGGTACTTGGCGGGCAGGGGGCGCACGTCCTCGCAGCGGGCGTACCAGTGCCGCCCGCCCCCGCTAACCGCGACATACCAGTGGCCGTCATGGGCCAATATGGGCGCGGCAAAAACCCAGCCCTGCACAAATTCGTCCGCCTCAAATTCTCCCGCGTCCGGGCGGCGCAGCATGACGCTCATGTCCTCGCACAGCGCAGGGCCGGGCGGCGGCTCCACCGTGCCAGCGGCCAGCAATGCGGCCAAAAAATCGGCCAGCCCGGCGCGGTCCACGAAAAGCGGCTTGCCGTCAACACCATCATGCCATCGCCTGTTTACGCGCACGCGCCACGCGCCTTCCGGGCCGTCGTAGATTTCGGCCGGGGAAAGCTGTACGCGCACGGCGTCGCCGCCTAGGCGCAGCAGGCAGGAGGCCAGAAAGCGGCGCTTGTCCTGTCTCACAGGGCGTTCCATTCGCTTTCCTCCACGTCTGCGGCGCTCCCGCGCAGGCGCGCCCAGCACTCCGGGCAGCGGTAGTTATTGGTGGGCCGCCCGCAGTCATGGCAGTGGCGCGAGGCGCCAGTGCCAAAATTGCGGACGCCTGTGCGGGCCTTGCGCTTGGCGTCCACAGGTTTAGGCGCGGGAAAGCCTGCGGCAACGGCCGCGCCGGGCCCGAAGGCGAGTTCCAGGAGGCGCGCAACCGACACAGCGGTGCGCCCTACCACATAACTCCCGCCCGCAGGTCCCTCGGGCCTGTGGACCTTGAGCGGCTGCCCGCGCCTGCCCAGGCCAATGCCCTCGCGGTTGATGTGGTAGCCGGGATGGCCCGGCACGGGCACAAAGCCCTCGGGGACGACTTTGCGGGGCTTTTCCACAGGCGCGGGGACCACGGGGGCGGGCGCGGGCGCAGGCGGCACCGGGGCCGAAAGCTCACCTTCCGGCGGCCATGCCAGGGCAATCAGCTCCTGCGGCGTCAGGCGCGCCTTGCCGCCCCCGCAGGAGAGGCAGTAGCGCTTGCCCTGCCTGCACAGCACATAGCCCGAGGCCTTGCGCAGCACGCCGCGCGCGTTGACCTGATAGCCCGGATAGCCGGGCACGTCCCGCCACTCCATGACTAGCCCTCCTGCGCCTGCTTCCTGGGCGCGCCCGCCGCATTGAGCGCCGCCAGCATGACCTTGACCATTGCCTCGGTTTTCTCCAGGGGGCGCTTGCCCTTTTGGACAATGCACACCAGGCTGTCGTCTTTCTGGTCCTTGATAAACCAGGCGTCCGCCTGACTACGGCGCAGAATAAAGCGTTGCGGATGTCCGGCCATTATTCTTCCTCGCCTTCTTCCTTGATGATGTGGCCGCATTTTGGGCAGACATCCGGGCGGCTGCTGTAGCTGCTGCCCCCGAAGAGCGCGATCGCCACGGCGGCAAACAAAAATCCCCCGGAGTCCAACTGCCACGCGGCGAACATCGTAAGTGCGACCACCGCGTAACGGGCGCAGTTGATAATCACAAAGGCGCGAACTAAGGGTTTCATCGTTTTGCCTCGGCTGCTCGTCAGGCCCGGCGCGCCACCGCCGGGCGACAGCGCCGCCCTTGGACCGGGCGGGCTGTTTCGCTTTCCCTATGCCTCCTTTACGATGCCATCCTCCACGAGGTCCGGGGCATACTCGGTTTCATTCCTAAGCCATTCCAGTGTGTCGATGACGCCCTGCTCGTAGCAGGGGTTATCGTAGCGCGCCCTGTCGCCAAGATTCCGGCCCGCCCACTCCTCCACGCGGGCGATCTGTTCCTCGGTTCGCACGACCTTCATGCCCGGTCTCCGTTGAGCGCTTCCTTGAGTTCCTTCCCGGCCACAAAGCGCACCACCACGCAGGCCGGGATTTCCACGGGATCGCCCGTGCGCGGGTTGCGCCCGGTGCGCGCGGGGCGCTGCTTGGCCTCGAGCTTTCCCCCTGCCAGCGGTACGGACTCGCCCCTGGTAAGGGCATCCGTCACCGTCTCGGTCAGCGCGCCCAGAAAAGCCTCGGTATCGGCCTTGGTGACGTTCCTGTCATAGCGCCCGCAACGGGCAGCATGAGTCAGCTTATCCACAAGTCCCGCCTTGGTCATTGTTCGTCCCCCTTAGTGGCGTGTCGGCACTCCACCTCTTTCACAGCTTCATCTAATGCCGCTGCGACTGCGGCATGGAGCTTTTTATCCAGCGCGCTGCAATACGGTCGCATCCAGTCATCATACGCGGACTGTATGGCCCAAAAACCACTACTGGTATATTGCACCATGATGACAACATCTTTGT
Encoded proteins:
- a CDS encoding HU family DNA-binding protein, with translation MDKLTHAARCGRYDRNVTKADTEAFLGALTETVTDALTRGESVPLAGGKLEAKQRPARTGRNPRTGDPVEIPACVVVRFVAGKELKEALNGDRA